A stretch of Fusarium poae strain DAOMC 252244 chromosome 2, whole genome shotgun sequence DNA encodes these proteins:
- a CDS encoding hypothetical protein (MEROPS:MER0004316~BUSCO:22201at5125) translates to MSSISVVVKHQGKKHDVEIDSSSTGEDFKLQMFSLTNVEPERQKILIKGGQLKDDADMSKLGLKSGQVIMMMGTPSAGGGELVRPKEAIKFVEDMTEAEQAQQVGATPAGLINLGNTCYLNSTLQTLRVIPELQDALEKYSPESGGNSNLMVASTSMDIASQLSSLYKRMGTTQAPLPPLTFLGALRAVFPQFAEKSKTGQGYAQQDAEEAWSQIVQQLNQKLRITGSENSPEESFVEKYMSGEFSSVLKCDEEQASVEGESPVVATERFAKLNCHIDSSTNHLRDGILAALEEKFEKESGVLGRNALYTRTSKISRAPKYLTVHFVRFFWKRETQKKAKIMRKVTFPKELDIVEFCSDELKSALVPVRDKVREIRKDEEDIERARKRRKKTHDQDVGDIPGGAGLPTEKEKKEAEKKQEGKSTDGDTVMGEEGETYKTDADIETERNASIIEAKKELNALINPDLRNDDGANQSGLYELRGVITHQGASADSGHYTSYVKKSAPVDPKTGKKGEEDGKWWWFNDDKVTEVEAEKIDTLAGGGESHSALVLLYCAIPLPSAEGVME, encoded by the exons ATGTCTTCCATTTCAG TCGTGGTGAAACACCAAGGGAAGAAGCACGATGTCGAAATCGATTCTAGCTCTACCGGCGAAGACTTCAAGCTCCAAATGTTCAGCTTGACCAATGTGGAGCCTGAACGCCAAAAGATCCTCATAAAGGGTGGCCAGCTCAAGGACGATGCCGACATGAGCAAGTTAGGCCTCAAGTCCGGCCAAGTCATTATGATGATGGGTACCCCGAGCGCTGGCGGTGGTGAGCTTGTCCGACCGAAAGAGGCCATCAAGTTTGTCGAGGACATGACAGAAGCTGAGCAAGCTCAACAAGTCGGTGCGACTCCCGCCGGCCTTATCAATCTTGGAAACACATGCTATCTCAATTCCACCCTTCAGACCCTGCGCGTGATCCCTGAGCTTCAGGATGCTCTGGAAAAGTATAGTCCTGAGAGTGGCGGCAACAGCAACTTAATGGTGGCAAGCACAAGCATGGACATTGCATCTCAACTTTCGAGTCTGTACAAGAGGATGGGAACAACACAGGCACCATTGCCTCCTTTGACCTTCCTGGGTGCACTGCGAGCTGTGTTCCCTCAATTCGCGGAAAAGTCCAAGACAGGACAAGGCTATGCTCAGCAGGATGCAGAGGAGGCTTGGTCCCAGATCGTGCAGCAACTTAACCAGAAGCTCCGAATCACCGGTAGTGAAAACTCGCCCGAGGAATCCTTTGTGGAGAAGTATATGTCTGGTGAATTTTCTTCTGTGCTGAAATGCGATGAGGAGCAGGCCTCCGTTGAGGGCGAATCGCCCGTCGTCGCTACGGAAAGGTTTGCCAAACTCAACTGCCACATCGACAGCTCGACGAACCATCTCCGAGACGGCATTCTTGCCGCACTAGAGGAAAAGTTTGAGAAGGAGTCTGGAGTTCTAGGCCGCAATGCTCTTTACACCAGAACCTCCAAGATCTCCCGTGCTCCTAAATACTTGACTGTGCATTTTGTGCGTTTCTTCTGGAAAAGAGAGACGCAGAAGAAAGCCAAGATCATGCGAAAAGTCACTTTCCCAAAGGAGCTTGATATTGTTGAGTTCTGTTCCGATGAGCTGAAAAGCGCTCTGGTTCCTGTACGCGACAAGGTTCGCGAGATTCGCAAGGACGAGGAGGATATCGAGCGTGCCCGCAAGAGACGTAAGAAGACTCATGACCAGGATGTCGGCGATATCCCTGGCGGTGCTGGCCTTCCTaccgagaaggagaagaaggaagccgagaagaagcaggAGGGCAAGTCGACTGATGGAGACACTGTTATGGGCGAGGAGGGTGAGACATACAAGACTGATGCCGACATTGAGACTGAAAGGAATGCCTCCATCattgaggccaagaaggagctGAACGCACTCATCAACCCCGACTTGCGCAACGACGATGGTGCCAACCAGTCTGGTCTTTATGAGCTCCGCGGTGTCATAACACACCAAGGTGCCAGCGCAGACAGTGGTCACTACACTTCTTATGTTAAGAAGTCTGCTCCTGTTGACCCCAAGACTGGCAAGAAGGGCGAGGAGGATGGCAAGTGGTGGTGGTTCAACGACGACAAAGTGACAGAAGTTGAAGCTGAGAAGATCGACACACTTGCTGGTGGCGGTGAATCTCATTCAGCTCTCGTTCTTCTATACTGCGCCATTCCTTTGCCTTCTGCCGAAGGTGTTATGGAGTAA
- a CDS encoding hypothetical protein (BUSCO:45906at5125) — MADDSYRKEYPQHSRPDDSHPRTQSHYPPPPDTAQRPPDAPPGSMATSVTLPSIHDSRGYGPPPAAPGRGYATDPRYASPNAVNGYPPPGQQPPPGQPQQYLPPLQPQSDPRSSAYPPPPPDQRGGYYDDRRPPYGQEPYGQDPYYAYFRGQPPPGPPPPNGYRHHPAGVYEYPPVGPGNGPPLAQAAPRQRTSIACRYCRKRKIRCSGYQTAPGGKCQNCARMNQECIFQPVSSSSSTAFIPVSAVPGGVPPGTQLFGAYGQPLAPGNPPPPPPPHAAYQHSSAPPPPGNYFAPVQSPTESFSSYGDARTDDGSQLAGRRRRRTSEEQDDAYRLPPPRSAVDEDPRRRSPAEFSNHSSPGGVGYPSYQGARQSPRNPTSGTLPQAAATGSYATSAPGGRSPTGQNGSSGASTPARQGQQSQGGNASIMSLSNLVEKNDIDKTMIDRLNRPAPGQPSGRRDASR; from the exons ATGGCCGACGACAGCTACCGAAAAGAGTATCCCCAGCACAGCCGCCCCGACGACAGTCATCCTCGAACTCAGTCACACTATCCTCCACCACCGGATACTGCCCAGCGTCCCCCCGACGCTCCTCCAGGCAGCATGGCTACCTCAGTCACTTTGCCCTCTATCCATGACTCTCGCGGTTACGGGCCGCCGCCTGCAGCTCCGGGTCGTGGCTATGCTACAGACCCGCGATATGCATCTCCCAATGCCGTCAACGGTTATCCACCCCCTGGCCAGCAGCCTCCACCAGGTCAACCTCAACAGTACCTTCCACCTCTGCAACCACAGTCCGATCCTCGATCTTCAGCATATCCTCCTCCCCCTCCGGATCAACGAGGTGGCTACTACGACGACCGCCGGCCTCCCTACGGCCAGGAGCCGTATGGCCAGGACCCTTACTATGCTTACTTTCGTGGACAGCCCCCTCCGGGCCCTCCACCGCCGAACGGCTACCGTCATCATCCTGCTGGTGTTTATGAATATCCTCCAGTTGGGCCTGGCAACGGACCTCCTTTGGCGCAGGCAGCTCCCCGTCAAAGAACATCAATCGCTTGCCGATACTGCAGGAAGAGAAAG ATTCGTTGCAGCGGCTACCAGACTGCTCCCGGCGGCAAGTGTCAGAACTGTGCTAGGATGAACCAAGAATGTATCTTCCAGCCTGTGTCTTCATCAAGCTCGACCGCCTTTATACCTGTATCAGCAGTACCGGGAGGTGTTCCTCCGGGCACACAATTATTCGGTGCTTATGGTCAACCTTTAGCACCAGGAAATCCTCCGCCGCCACCGCCGCCCCATGCTGCTTACCAACATTCTAGTGCCCCGCCGCCTCCGGGAAACTATTTCGCACCTGTTCAGTCACCAACGGAGTCTTTCTCGTCCTACGGAGATGCGAGAACGGACGACGGCAGCCAGCTTGCAGGACGGCGGCGTCGTAGGACTTCAGAGGAGCAAGATGACGCCTACAGATTACCTCCACCACGAAGCGCTGTAGACGAAGACCCACGACGAAGATCCCCAGCCGAGTTTTCCAACCACAGTAGCCCAGGCGGTGTTGGATATCCGTCATACCAAGGCGCGAGACAAAGCCCCCGGAACCCAACGAGCGGCACTCTGCCTCAGGCTGCAGCGACTGGTAGTTATGCAACTTCTGCACCTGGAGGGCGGTCACCTACAGGTCAGAATGGGTCAAGTGGTGCGTCCACCCCTGCCCGACAGGGACAGCAATCCCAAGGAGGAAATGCATCGATTATGAGTCTGAGCAACTTGGTAGAAAAAAACGACATTGATAAGACCATGATTGACAGGCTTAATCGACCTGCACCAGGTCAGCCAAGTGGTCGAAGAGACGCCAGCCGTTGA
- the ARPC4 gene encoding Actin- protein 2/3 complex subunit 4 (BUSCO:51353at5125) has protein sequence MSQSLRPYLQCVRSSLTAALTLSNFASQTAERHNVPEIEAQTSPEVLLQPLTIARNENERVLIEPSINSVRISIKIKQADEIEHILVHKFTRFLTQRAESFFILRRKPIKGYDISFLITNFHTEEMLKHKLVDFIIQFMEEVDKEISEMKLFLNARARFVAESFLTPFD, from the exons ATG TCTCAATCCCTCCGACCTTACTTGCAATGCGTACGCAGCAGCTTGACCGCTGCACTCACGCTTTCTAACTTTGCTTCTCAAACCGCTGAGCGACACAATGTCCCCGAGATTGAGGCACAGACATCACCCGAAGTCCTCCTCCAGCCCTTGACTATTGCGCGAAACGAGAATGAACGTGTCTTGATCGAGCCTAGCATCAACTCCGTCCGTATCagcatcaagatcaagcagGCCGACGAAATCGAGCATATACTGGTCCATAAATTTACAAGGTTCTTAACGCAACGTGCCGAGTCATTCTTTATCCTGCGAAGGAAACCGATCAAG GGCTATGACATCTCCTTCCTGATAACAAACTTCCACACCGAGGAGATGTTAAAGCATAAGCTTGTTGACTTCATCATCCAGTTTATGGAAGAAGTCGACAAGGAGATCTCCGAGATGAAGCTATTT TTGAACGCCCGAGCGCGATTCGTAGCCGAGTCTTTCCTTACACCT TTTGACTAG
- a CDS encoding hypothetical protein (BUSCO:9965at5125), translating into MANGIANGHVPSTANNAQYFIANGSSQPTANGFPQGVVFVANGGSQTLGSSGIANRLPHGAQLYPSRPIQNTSAYSVEPPGLISPPHGHNSTSQPGSQHSVQSDSTGAAHQFYTPVPPSQAPNMPGLPQSISFHAGLSLMSPGNTPHHFSGERIGDSLSTPTSGTNHHLTEPRNYAPRTAGQPVDSLPPPRFNLDLQTVPSACSTSPRDPFGSPERVEPSALIPFPNMPPPAIQQAMLTAAMTVPFAGNKSQKLHELTGTYSGLPTFETAMSSAFFPFASGPGSTKASTAGVVRLKNIPFSTKRSEVVAFIGRNSRMLSDGEEPIHIIMDRATSKTMDAFVEFMTMEDAMRCAEKHHQYTQTGRISRLGERPVEVELSSQAALMQELFPLARGVFWDGANPQILPTSNKEPWANFKGFIFPEEMVMLVKHVEVPHRSPFSKECPQRPYECLISTLRKFPWYAPDHITIAQRGAMYKATIKLLRLLGRSVSGQDDPVNLTTQLFQRVIRTAMDCKGFTILQKDNIAFMVQMPPIEQQRRHGQPLNPTSWVHQYAIARKPDIPLDVVDWYIRLIREQTTRDVLIRPIHERTSIQETLKDTDDYWGYFYHEVNYVQGPQFDEMSLGRCAYLELSAIERILGRALGFN; encoded by the exons ATGGCCAATGGCATAGCTAATGGACATGTCCCATCTACTGCCAACAACGCGCAGTATTTTATCGCCAATGGTTCTTCTCAGCCGACAGCAAATGGTTTCCCTCAGGGAGTGGTTTTCGTTGCGAACGGCGGCAGCCAAACTCTTGGAAGCTCTGGCATTGCCAACCGACTCCCTCACGGGGCTCAACTTTAT CCTAGCCGACCTATTCAGAACACGAGTGCTTACAGTGTCGAGCCGCCTGGCCTAATCTCACCTCCACACGGCCACAATTCGACTTCTCAACCTGGAAGCCAACACTCTGTTCAATCGGATTCTACTGGAGCTGCTCACCAGTTCTACACTCCTGTGCCGCCCTCTCAGGCCCCAAACATGCCTGGTCTGCCTCAGAGTATCTCCTTCCACGCTGGTTTGTCCCTGATGAGTCCTGGAAACACTCCGCACCATTTCAGCGGCGAACGCATAGGTGATTCACTGTCTACTCCCACCTCAGGCACCAACCATCATTTGACGGAACCTCGTAACTACGCGCCCCGAACAGCTGGTCAGCCAGTTGACAGTTTGCCTCCTCCTCGCTTCAATCTGGACTTGCAGACAGTCCCCAGCGCTTGTTCCACTTCACCCCGGGACCCCTTTGGAAGTCCTGAGCGTGTTGAGCCGAGTGCCTTGATCCCATTTCCGAATATGCCCCCTCCTGCTATCCAGCAAGCCATGCTCACTGCTGCGATGACAGTGCCATTCGCCGGTAATAAATCTCAAAAGCTACACGAGCTGACGGGCACCTACTCTGGTCTCCCTACTTTTGAAACCGCCATGAGCTCTGCATTCTTCCCATTCGCGAGCGGCCCTGGATCGACCAAGGCATCCACGGCAGGTGTTGTCCGTCTCAAGAAT ATACCATTTTCTACCAAGCGTTCCGAAGTCGTTGCCTTCATTGGTCGCAATAGTCGAATGTTGAGTGATGGTGAGGAACCCATCCACATCATCATGGACCGAGCTACGTCCAAAACCATGGACGCCTTTGTCGAATTCATGACGATGGAGGATGCCATGCGCTGTGCCGAAAAGCATCACCAGTACACCCAGACTGGTCGTATCAGCCGTCTTGGTGAGCGtcctgttgaggttgagttGTCGAGTCAAGCTGCTCTGATGCAGGAACTTTTCCCTCTTGCTCGTGGTGTATTCTGGGACGGCGCCAACCCTCAGATCCTTCCCACCAGCAACAAAGAGCCTTGGGCAAACTTCAAGGGTTTCATCTTCCCGGAAGAGATGGTTATGCTTGTCAAACATGTGGAAGTTCCTCATCGGTCCCCCTTTTCCAAAGAGTGTCCTCAACGCCCATATGAGTGCCTCATCAGCACCCTGCGCAAGTTTCCTTGGTACGCCCCGGATCACATTACTATCGCTCAACGTGGTGCTATGTACAAGGCTACAATCAAGCTTCTTCGTTTGCTTGGCCGATCAGTCTCGGGGCAGGATGACCCAGTCAACCTCACCACCCAGCTCTTCCAGCGTGTTATCCGAACTGCAATGGATTGCAAAGGCTTCACCATCCTTCAGAAGGACAACATTGCGTTCATGGTCCAAATGCCTCCCATCGAGCAACAACGCCGTCATGGCCAGCCGTTGAATCCCACCTCTTGGGTCCACCAGTACGCCATCGCGCGCAAGCCAGACAttcctcttgatgtcgttgaCTGGTACATCCGCCTGATTCGTGAGCAGACGACTCGCGATGTCCTCATTCGCCCTATTCACGAGCGCACCTCGATTCAAGAGACGCTCAAGGACACTGATGACTACTGGGGCTACTTTTACCATGAGGTCAACTATGTCCAGGGACCTCAGTTTGATGAAATGTCTCTAGGGAGGTGCGCCTACCTTGAACTTTCTGCGATCGAGCGGATTCTCGGTCGTGCTCTTGGCTTTAACTGA